One part of the Ursus arctos isolate Adak ecotype North America unplaced genomic scaffold, UrsArc2.0 scaffold_14, whole genome shotgun sequence genome encodes these proteins:
- the CTXN1 gene encoding cortexin-1: MSATWTLSPEPLPPSTGPPVGAGLDAEQRTVFAFVLCLLVVLVLLMVRCVRILLDPYSRMPASSWTDHKEALERGQFDYALV; this comes from the coding sequence ATGAGCGCGACGTGGACGCTGTCCCCCGAGCCGCTGCCGCCGTCGACGGGGCCCCCGGTGGGCGCGGGCCTGGACGCGGAGCAGCGCACGGTGTTCGCCTTCGTGCTCTGCCTGCTCGTGGTGCTGGTGCTGCTGATGGTGCGCTGCGTGCGCATCCTGCTCGACCCCTACAGCCGCATGCCCGCCTCGTCCTGGACCGACCACAAGGAGGCGCTCGAGCGCGGGCAGTTCGACTACGCGCTGGTCTGA